A part of Terriglobales bacterium genomic DNA contains:
- a CDS encoding type I phosphomannose isomerase catalytic subunit: protein MPDLYPLLLKPTFATRPWGAKNLSPIYPQFPGAPGELIGEAWLSGDDCTVANGPLAGKKLGELVHEYGRALIGETAPQPDHFPLLMKFLFPKEKLSVQVHPDDEGAKKLGQPCGKTECWYVLASEPGATIGLGLKPGTTHAEFERAIKEVRAEHLLNWIPVKPGEMYYVDAGTVHAIGPGVILVETQQNSDTTFRLYDYGRPREIHVQQGLAAMREQTHAGKVLDAKSPVLVSSSCFVVEKHAAKGSQVFELGTQPAAQCLVAIAGCGIIECPGKDPVTFACGESVVVPAGVKATVRPQWEVEFIRAMVPAGQVKLSKTQLVSESTIV from the coding sequence ATGCCTGATCTTTACCCGCTGCTCCTGAAGCCAACCTTCGCCACGCGTCCGTGGGGCGCGAAGAATCTCTCGCCCATCTACCCGCAGTTTCCGGGAGCTCCCGGCGAACTCATCGGTGAAGCCTGGCTCTCCGGTGACGACTGTACCGTCGCGAACGGACCGCTCGCCGGAAAGAAACTGGGCGAACTGGTGCACGAATACGGACGCGCACTCATCGGCGAGACCGCACCGCAGCCTGATCACTTCCCGCTGCTGATGAAGTTTCTCTTCCCGAAGGAAAAGCTTTCCGTCCAGGTGCATCCGGATGACGAGGGCGCGAAGAAACTCGGCCAGCCCTGCGGCAAAACCGAATGCTGGTACGTTCTCGCATCCGAACCCGGCGCCACCATCGGACTCGGCCTCAAGCCCGGCACCACCCACGCGGAATTCGAGCGCGCCATCAAGGAAGTTCGCGCAGAACACCTGTTGAACTGGATCCCCGTTAAGCCCGGCGAAATGTATTACGTGGACGCCGGCACGGTTCACGCCATTGGGCCCGGCGTGATCCTGGTCGAAACGCAGCAGAACTCCGACACCACGTTCCGCCTTTATGATTACGGCCGTCCGCGCGAAATCCACGTCCAGCAGGGCCTCGCCGCCATGCGCGAACAGACTCACGCCGGCAAAGTGCTCGACGCGAAATCTCCCGTGCTGGTGTCATCTTCGTGCTTCGTCGTGGAGAAGCACGCGGCCAAGGGATCACAAGTGTTTGAACTTGGTACGCAGCCTGCGGCACAATGCCTGGTTGCAATCGCCGGATGCGGCATCATCGAATGCCCCGGGAAGGATCCAGTCACCTTTGCCTGCGGCGAATCGGTCGTCGTCCCCGCTGGCGTGAAAGCAACGGTGCGCCCACAGTGGGAAGTGGAATTCATCCGGGCGATGGTACCGGCGGGCCAGGTGAAGCTTTCAAAAACGCAGTTGGTGTCCGAATCTACGATCGTCTAA
- the purL gene encoding phosphoribosylformylglycinamidine synthase subunit PurL, with translation MPDTASTSAITPKVLKDHGITPEEYQKILDLLGREPTFTELGIFSVMWSEHCSYKSSRVHLKRLPTRSKRVVQGPGENAGIIDIGDGWACAFKIESHNHPSFIEPFQGAATGVGGILRDIFTMGARPVAVMDSLRFGPIRKSNGADQATIHRNHSILEGVVSGIAHYGNCFGVPNLGGETKFEDCYSQNPLVNAFALGLMRREKIFYAKAAGVGNPVIYVGSKTGRDGIHGATMASEEFTEGSEQKRPNVQVGDPFLEKLLLEACLEAMETGAVVGIQDMGAAGLTCSTCEMGGRGGVGVEIELDLVPQRETGMSPYEIMLSESQERMLLVAEKGREEEVFAVFRKWGLDAAEVGRVIPENTMRVLQHGKVVAEIPNTALTDEAPIYKRPLDRWETPVPREMPDGIELGKKSELTAEFKQLLASQNINSKRWITEQYESYVQLTGVQRPGGDAGVIRVKGTDRGLAMALDGNGRWCYLDPKLGAMHAVAEACRNVACAGATPVAATNCLNFGNPEKPHIMWQFSQVIDGVTKACEELETPITGGNVSFYNETLGEGIYPTPVLGIVGILDDATKHATPHFKQAGRAIILLTGSEPGDETDAAIEFGSSEYAKEIIGKLWGFPPALELEHEANLQKCIIELIRSGVIESAHDVSEGGIAVCLAESGFKGTIGAKVELAANGLPAEYVLFGEDASRIVVSCDQGHVSGIKQVAERYGVGAAVLGQTTPEKLEISIDRKPAVSASVAELFAEWDSALERDLHVETEEHLVPDILQKS, from the coding sequence ATGCCAGACACAGCCTCGACTTCAGCCATCACCCCCAAAGTGTTGAAAGACCACGGCATCACGCCGGAGGAATACCAGAAAATTCTCGACCTGCTCGGACGCGAGCCCACCTTCACGGAACTGGGCATCTTCAGCGTCATGTGGAGCGAGCACTGCTCGTACAAATCCTCGCGCGTGCACCTGAAGCGGCTTCCCACGCGAAGCAAGCGCGTCGTGCAGGGCCCCGGAGAGAACGCCGGTATTATCGATATCGGCGACGGCTGGGCCTGCGCGTTCAAGATCGAGTCTCACAACCACCCTTCTTTCATAGAACCGTTCCAGGGCGCAGCAACCGGCGTCGGCGGCATTCTTCGCGACATTTTCACCATGGGCGCTCGCCCCGTTGCCGTTATGGATTCGCTCCGCTTCGGTCCGATTCGCAAATCGAACGGCGCCGATCAGGCGACGATCCACCGCAATCATTCGATCCTTGAAGGTGTGGTCAGCGGCATCGCCCATTACGGAAACTGCTTCGGCGTGCCGAACCTCGGGGGCGAAACCAAGTTCGAAGACTGCTATTCGCAGAACCCGCTCGTGAATGCCTTCGCCCTCGGCCTCATGCGGCGCGAGAAGATCTTCTACGCGAAGGCCGCTGGTGTTGGAAATCCCGTTATCTACGTCGGTTCGAAAACCGGGCGCGATGGCATCCACGGTGCCACCATGGCCAGCGAGGAATTCACCGAAGGCTCCGAGCAGAAGCGACCTAACGTTCAGGTCGGCGATCCCTTCCTCGAAAAGCTGCTGCTGGAAGCCTGTCTTGAAGCCATGGAGACCGGTGCCGTCGTCGGCATTCAGGACATGGGTGCCGCCGGACTCACCTGCTCCACCTGCGAGATGGGTGGACGTGGCGGAGTCGGCGTCGAGATTGAACTCGACCTCGTACCTCAGCGTGAAACCGGCATGAGCCCGTACGAGATCATGCTCAGCGAATCGCAGGAGCGCATGCTTCTCGTCGCGGAAAAGGGTCGCGAAGAGGAAGTCTTCGCCGTGTTCCGCAAGTGGGGACTCGACGCCGCCGAAGTCGGCCGCGTCATTCCCGAGAACACCATGCGCGTGCTCCAGCACGGCAAGGTGGTCGCCGAGATTCCCAACACTGCGCTCACCGACGAAGCTCCCATTTACAAGCGTCCACTCGACCGCTGGGAAACTCCAGTTCCCCGCGAAATGCCGGACGGCATCGAACTCGGCAAAAAGTCCGAGCTAACTGCCGAGTTCAAGCAACTGCTCGCCTCGCAGAACATCAACTCCAAGCGCTGGATCACCGAGCAGTACGAATCCTACGTTCAGCTCACGGGAGTGCAACGTCCCGGCGGAGACGCCGGTGTAATCCGCGTCAAAGGCACCGATCGCGGACTCGCCATGGCCCTCGACGGCAACGGGCGCTGGTGCTACCTCGATCCGAAACTCGGAGCCATGCACGCCGTCGCCGAAGCCTGCCGTAACGTCGCCTGCGCCGGCGCAACTCCTGTCGCCGCCACCAATTGCCTGAACTTCGGCAACCCTGAAAAGCCGCACATCATGTGGCAGTTCTCACAGGTTATCGATGGTGTCACCAAGGCCTGCGAAGAACTCGAAACGCCCATCACCGGCGGCAACGTCAGCTTCTACAACGAAACCCTCGGCGAAGGTATTTACCCCACTCCGGTTCTCGGCATCGTCGGTATCCTCGACGACGCCACGAAGCACGCCACCCCGCACTTCAAGCAAGCTGGCCGTGCCATCATCCTGCTCACCGGCTCCGAGCCGGGCGATGAAACCGACGCGGCCATCGAGTTCGGCTCCTCCGAATACGCGAAGGAAATCATCGGCAAGCTTTGGGGATTCCCGCCCGCGCTTGAACTCGAGCACGAAGCCAACCTGCAGAAGTGCATCATCGAGCTGATCCGTTCCGGGGTCATCGAATCCGCCCACGACGTCTCCGAAGGCGGTATCGCTGTGTGCCTGGCCGAATCCGGGTTTAAGGGCACCATCGGAGCTAAGGTGGAACTTGCCGCCAACGGGCTCCCGGCCGAGTATGTCCTCTTCGGCGAAGATGCCAGCCGTATCGTGGTTTCCTGCGACCAGGGCCACGTTTCCGGAATCAAACAGGTAGCGGAACGCTACGGCGTTGGGGCAGCAGTCCTCGGGCAGACGACTCCTGAAAAGCTTGAAATCTCGATTGACCGCAAGCCGGCAGTTTCGGCGAGCGTCGCTGAACTTTTTGCTGAGTGGGATTCGGCTCTCGAACGTGACCTTCACGTCGAAACCGAAGAACACCTTGTTCCTGACATTTTGCAGAAGAGCTAA
- the selB gene encoding selenocysteine-specific translation elongation factor gives MKAIIVGTAGHIDHGKTALVRALTGIDADRLQEEKRRGITIDIGFAHLELPTTNGDALRLGFVDVPGHERFVRNMLAGIGGIDMVLLVIGADEGIKPQTVEHFDICRLLAIPRGITVLTKADLVDEETLNVVRMEVQEFLRGSFLDGAPIVPVSSKTGAGLEELKRQIASVAAEVPTKSAEAIFRLPIDRVFTMKGFGTVVTGTLISGFVTKDDEVEIAPTGKRVRVRGVQVHGQAAEKAVAGERTALNLTGVSTEDLARGMMLTQPGLLRPTSTVDVSIALLKEAKPLKSRARVHLHAYTFETVAEVVLYEGKQLQPGETGFAQLRLAEPTLMVPGDRFILRQFSPVVTIGGGAVLDAAPLARSRVRKEPEAVIERLRAFQKGQPEEVLYARIARMGSEGLSLRDALAETGWHPSVVAATASALLKAPAERKVIRAGELLVAQSAFESAMQSVTAALAAFHDANPLVAGISKKELQERTGLGEGVFAAVVNEVVRQKKVEVAGETVRLAGRGVVMKDEEAEAKQTIESAFAKAGLKVPALKEVIAALPLDKARAQKIVTLLMRDRVLVKLADDLVFHRDALADLRRRLADFKTKSAKIDVTKFKDLTGVSRKYAIPLLEYLDRERVTRRVGDERVIL, from the coding sequence ATGAAAGCGATTATCGTCGGCACCGCCGGGCACATTGATCATGGGAAGACGGCACTGGTCCGGGCGCTGACCGGAATTGATGCCGACCGACTACAGGAAGAGAAGCGGCGCGGGATCACGATCGACATCGGCTTCGCACATCTGGAGTTGCCGACCACGAATGGAGACGCGTTGAGGCTCGGGTTCGTCGACGTTCCGGGCCACGAACGGTTTGTGCGCAACATGCTGGCTGGGATCGGCGGCATCGACATGGTGCTGCTGGTGATTGGCGCGGATGAAGGGATCAAGCCACAGACGGTTGAGCATTTCGACATCTGCAGGCTGCTGGCGATTCCGCGAGGCATCACGGTGCTGACGAAAGCGGACCTTGTGGATGAGGAGACACTGAACGTCGTCCGCATGGAGGTGCAGGAGTTCCTGCGCGGGTCGTTTCTGGATGGTGCGCCGATTGTGCCGGTGAGTTCCAAGACTGGCGCGGGTTTGGAAGAGCTGAAGCGGCAAATTGCGTCGGTCGCGGCGGAGGTTCCGACGAAGAGCGCGGAGGCGATCTTCCGGTTGCCGATCGATCGTGTGTTCACGATGAAAGGCTTCGGCACCGTGGTGACCGGGACGCTTATTTCGGGTTTTGTCACCAAAGATGACGAAGTGGAGATTGCGCCGACAGGGAAGCGCGTCCGAGTGCGCGGTGTGCAGGTGCATGGACAGGCGGCGGAGAAAGCGGTTGCCGGTGAACGCACCGCGCTCAACCTGACGGGTGTTTCGACAGAAGATCTTGCGCGCGGGATGATGCTGACGCAACCGGGTTTGTTGCGACCTACGTCGACGGTGGACGTTTCGATTGCGCTGTTGAAAGAGGCAAAGCCGCTGAAGAGTCGGGCGCGGGTACATCTTCATGCATACACGTTCGAGACGGTTGCCGAGGTTGTGCTGTATGAAGGCAAACAGTTGCAGCCGGGAGAGACGGGATTCGCGCAACTGCGCCTAGCTGAGCCGACGCTAATGGTGCCGGGAGACCGCTTCATCCTGCGACAGTTTTCTCCTGTGGTAACGATCGGTGGAGGCGCGGTACTGGATGCGGCGCCGCTCGCTCGGTCGCGTGTGCGGAAAGAACCGGAGGCGGTGATCGAGAGGCTGCGTGCGTTCCAGAAAGGACAGCCTGAAGAAGTTTTGTATGCGCGAATTGCTCGCATGGGCAGCGAGGGGTTGAGTCTGCGCGATGCACTGGCGGAGACGGGGTGGCATCCGTCGGTTGTTGCGGCGACGGCGTCGGCGTTGTTGAAGGCGCCAGCGGAACGAAAGGTGATCCGCGCGGGAGAACTGCTGGTGGCACAGTCGGCTTTTGAGTCCGCCATGCAATCGGTGACAGCGGCGCTGGCGGCGTTTCACGATGCGAATCCGCTGGTCGCGGGAATCAGCAAGAAGGAACTGCAGGAACGGACGGGCCTGGGGGAGGGAGTTTTTGCGGCTGTAGTGAACGAAGTCGTTCGCCAGAAAAAAGTCGAAGTGGCCGGCGAGACGGTGCGGCTTGCCGGTCGCGGCGTGGTGATGAAAGACGAAGAGGCCGAGGCAAAGCAGACGATCGAGTCGGCGTTTGCGAAGGCGGGACTGAAAGTTCCGGCCCTGAAGGAAGTGATTGCCGCGCTGCCGCTGGACAAAGCGCGTGCGCAGAAGATTGTTACGCTGCTGATGCGAGATCGAGTGCTGGTGAAACTGGCGGACGACCTGGTGTTTCATCGTGACGCCTTGGCGGATCTGCGACGCAGGCTTGCCGATTTCAAAACCAAGTCGGCAAAAATCGATGTGACCAAGTTCAAGGACCTGACCGGTGTGTCGCGAAAGTACGCGATCCCGCTGTTGGAGTATCTGGATCGCGAACGGGTGACAAGAAGAGTGGGAGACGAGCGCGTGATTCTGTAG
- a CDS encoding mannose-1-phosphate guanylyltransferase, which produces MGKKINFYPVILAGGRGTRFWPLSRRKRAKQMLALDGDRTMIQQTVDRLLPLADAKRFWVITNGDLRDGIARQLPKLPKKQIIAEPMGRNTAPAIGLAAFILERDDPDGVIGMFPSDHVIADEKEFRRVIKKAADIAGSGENMVVMGIQPYRAETGYGYIEAGGEFQKEQLHVRRFTEKPDEPTAERFLAAGNYYWNSGMFVWGARTLANALREHLPNTAPILEEIAAAYGTRKFESVFKKLYAKCENISVDYAVLEPRSAKGEGQSNLYCIPSNFGWNDLGSWAALYDHRSAKQKGDDNVIHGKDFFALNAQGNYVHSPKKFVATVGVSNLVIVETDDALLITTREKAQDVGKIVKYLDEKKLVKLT; this is translated from the coding sequence ATGGGCAAAAAAATAAACTTCTACCCCGTCATTCTCGCTGGAGGCCGTGGCACTCGCTTTTGGCCGCTCAGCCGCCGCAAACGCGCCAAGCAGATGCTCGCCCTCGACGGCGATCGCACCATGATCCAGCAGACGGTAGACCGCCTGTTGCCGCTCGCCGACGCCAAGCGTTTTTGGGTGATCACCAATGGTGACCTCCGCGACGGCATTGCCCGTCAACTTCCGAAGTTGCCGAAGAAGCAGATCATCGCCGAGCCCATGGGACGCAACACCGCACCTGCCATCGGACTCGCCGCCTTCATCCTCGAGCGCGACGATCCCGACGGGGTCATCGGCATGTTCCCCTCCGACCACGTCATTGCCGACGAGAAAGAGTTCCGCCGCGTCATCAAGAAGGCCGCCGACATCGCCGGGTCGGGCGAGAACATGGTCGTCATGGGTATCCAGCCCTACCGCGCCGAGACTGGCTACGGATATATCGAAGCCGGTGGCGAGTTCCAGAAAGAACAACTCCACGTCCGCCGTTTCACCGAAAAGCCGGACGAGCCCACCGCCGAACGGTTCCTCGCCGCCGGGAACTACTACTGGAACAGCGGCATGTTTGTTTGGGGCGCACGCACGCTGGCCAACGCCCTGCGCGAACATCTGCCGAACACCGCGCCGATCCTCGAAGAGATCGCCGCCGCCTACGGCACGCGTAAGTTCGAATCGGTCTTCAAGAAGCTTTACGCAAAATGCGAGAACATCAGTGTCGACTACGCCGTGCTTGAGCCGCGTTCCGCGAAAGGTGAAGGGCAGTCGAACCTCTACTGCATCCCGAGCAACTTCGGATGGAATGACCTCGGCTCCTGGGCCGCCCTTTACGACCACCGCTCCGCCAAGCAGAAGGGCGACGACAACGTCATCCACGGCAAGGACTTCTTCGCCCTGAACGCGCAGGGCAACTATGTCCACTCTCCCAAGAAGTTCGTCGCCACAGTGGGTGTAAGCAACCTCGTCATCGTCGAAACCGACGACGCCCTGCTCATCACCACCCGCGAGAAAGCGCAGGATGTAGGCAAGATCGTGAAGTACCTGGATGAAAAGAAGCTGGTGAAGCTGACGTAA
- a CDS encoding GAF domain-containing sensor histidine kinase, with the protein MLPLKESARARIVEVVRTLQPNIPEITAAWRSRMFEEFEFDGRVMAALERLNIGTGFAIFCRSDFGAFFEHLTYFGTRLAKLNVDTRAVARSLELYSQFCEKHLDRLSPMARAEGVAALESFYSITFVAVAGAYFDAQGNSSSTLLSVLDAELSSSNLNTLLDRILRTTTEAFHANLGMVLLREDHDEFLRPKAAVGIDLAPGLAVPLGTGFTGQIAQTGEPAILPDLEHTHGLLNPVLRQKSKALWGMPLRISDQVIGVLVMGFQKPYEWLPSEKELMRAIAERSALAIEKARFNDALRERELRIAELSAHLLRAQEDERKRISRELHDATGQQLMVIRLYLGMLDGGAADAAELHKKIHETVTVVDQTIEGIRRIIAKLSPLVLEELGLIAAIRKEAKDFTKRTGVRTRVAVSDSVGRLSNLTETAVYRVIQEALHNVAKHAQAKSVSLQLTRQGEMLSLVVQDDGVGITHAPVAGRNFGLAGMQERVTMLGGTVKVASAKNKGTRIEVKVPVTQRSESERGANRGDMRPFLVRRAAAAGKQLN; encoded by the coding sequence ATGCTTCCTCTGAAAGAGTCGGCTCGCGCGCGAATTGTTGAGGTCGTGCGCACCCTTCAGCCGAACATTCCCGAAATTACTGCGGCATGGCGCAGTCGTATGTTCGAGGAATTCGAGTTCGATGGCCGCGTCATGGCCGCACTCGAGCGGCTCAATATTGGCACTGGTTTCGCCATCTTCTGCCGTAGCGACTTCGGAGCTTTCTTCGAACACCTCACATACTTCGGTACACGCCTTGCCAAGCTGAATGTTGATACTCGTGCGGTCGCTCGATCGCTCGAACTCTACTCACAGTTCTGCGAGAAGCATCTCGACAGGCTTTCTCCTATGGCGCGCGCCGAAGGTGTCGCTGCCCTGGAAAGCTTCTACTCCATAACGTTCGTCGCTGTCGCCGGAGCTTACTTCGACGCTCAGGGCAATTCTTCTTCAACTCTGCTTTCCGTTCTCGACGCCGAACTCTCTTCCAGCAATCTGAATACGCTGCTCGATCGAATTCTCCGCACCACCACCGAAGCCTTTCATGCAAACCTCGGCATGGTACTTCTGCGTGAGGACCACGACGAATTTCTCCGTCCCAAGGCGGCCGTTGGAATCGATCTCGCTCCCGGACTCGCAGTTCCTCTCGGCACCGGATTCACCGGGCAGATCGCCCAGACCGGCGAGCCCGCAATCCTGCCGGACCTCGAACACACCCACGGACTTCTGAACCCCGTGCTCCGCCAGAAGTCGAAGGCTCTCTGGGGTATGCCGCTCCGCATCAGCGATCAGGTGATCGGGGTTCTCGTGATGGGCTTCCAGAAACCCTACGAGTGGCTGCCGAGCGAAAAAGAACTCATGCGGGCCATCGCCGAACGTTCTGCTCTCGCCATCGAGAAAGCGCGCTTCAACGACGCCCTTCGCGAACGTGAGCTCCGTATCGCGGAACTTTCCGCTCACCTGCTCCGGGCTCAGGAAGACGAACGCAAGCGCATCAGCCGTGAATTGCACGATGCCACTGGCCAGCAACTCATGGTCATCCGCCTATATCTGGGCATGCTCGACGGCGGTGCTGCCGATGCCGCCGAGCTCCACAAGAAGATCCACGAGACCGTCACCGTCGTCGATCAGACCATCGAAGGTATTCGCCGCATCATCGCCAAGCTTTCGCCCCTGGTCCTCGAAGAGCTCGGCCTTATCGCGGCTATCCGTAAGGAAGCAAAGGACTTCACCAAGCGGACTGGGGTTCGCACCCGCGTCGCCGTTTCCGACTCCGTCGGGCGTCTCTCAAACCTGACTGAAACTGCCGTGTACCGGGTTATACAAGAGGCCCTGCACAATGTGGCAAAGCACGCGCAAGCAAAAAGCGTGAGCTTGCAACTGACCCGGCAGGGTGAAATGCTTTCTCTGGTTGTTCAGGACGACGGGGTAGGAATTACCCACGCGCCAGTCGCCGGTCGCAATTTTGGACTCGCCGGCATGCAGGAGCGCGTCACCATGCTTGGTGGAACCGTAAAAGTAGCGTCAGCCAAAAACAAGGGAACTCGCATCGAAGTTAAGGTGCCCGTAACCCAGCGTTCCGAATCGGAGCGCGGAGCCAACCGCGGAGACATGCGCCCTTTTTTAGTGAGACGCGCGGCCGCGGCAGGAAAGCAGTTGAACTGA
- a CDS encoding phosphoglucomutase/phosphomannomutase family protein — translation MPKDIKFGTDGWRGIIADDYTFENVRRAGGAIAAYVLKNEDAKKGLVIGYDTRFGSRRFAEAIADVITDAGIPVFLANDFTPTPAISYCAKHWDTAGGVAITSSHNPYMWNGVKFKEKFGGSARPAVIKQIEAEIAAGSMPKGPKAKIEERDLKAPHREAIQKFADLDKISKIGFKFLIDYMYGAGRGVVGPLLREHGCNVTEIRGELNPMFPGINPEPIEPHVKAAQEAVVREKCHAGFVTDGDADRIGAVAEDGMFVDAHKCYAVILHWLLKHKKWSGAVTRAFNTTRMLDRIAKKYDRELVEHGIGFKYVCDVVFSGKEVLVGGEESGGIGIPRYLPERDGMLNSLLLANAMADEGKSLGQIVKSLQEEFGWHHYGRRDLTIPDDVKFGAIRRADSGQVTQLGKYKVLRKENLDGVKFYLDAPNRNGRDADAWVLMRASGTEPLMRIYSEASSPELVKEILDSSVAFVHEKATSSSGS, via the coding sequence ATGCCCAAGGACATCAAGTTCGGCACCGACGGTTGGCGTGGCATCATCGCCGACGATTACACCTTCGAGAACGTGCGTCGCGCCGGTGGGGCCATCGCCGCCTATGTCTTAAAGAACGAAGACGCAAAGAAGGGACTCGTCATCGGCTACGACACGCGTTTCGGATCGCGTCGCTTCGCCGAAGCCATCGCCGATGTCATCACCGACGCCGGAATCCCCGTTTTCCTGGCCAACGACTTCACCCCCACGCCCGCCATCTCTTACTGCGCCAAGCACTGGGACACCGCCGGAGGCGTCGCCATCACCTCCAGCCACAACCCGTACATGTGGAACGGCGTGAAGTTCAAGGAGAAATTCGGTGGCTCCGCGCGCCCTGCGGTCATCAAGCAGATCGAAGCCGAAATCGCAGCCGGTTCCATGCCGAAAGGGCCGAAGGCCAAGATCGAAGAGCGTGACCTGAAAGCCCCGCATCGCGAGGCGATTCAAAAATTCGCCGACCTCGACAAAATTTCCAAGATCGGATTCAAGTTCCTCATCGACTACATGTACGGCGCCGGACGCGGCGTTGTCGGCCCATTGCTCCGCGAACACGGATGCAACGTTACCGAGATCCGCGGCGAACTCAATCCGATGTTCCCCGGCATCAATCCGGAACCGATCGAGCCGCACGTGAAGGCCGCACAGGAAGCCGTCGTCCGCGAAAAGTGCCACGCCGGCTTTGTCACCGACGGTGACGCCGACCGCATCGGCGCAGTCGCCGAAGACGGCATGTTCGTCGACGCCCACAAGTGCTACGCCGTCATCCTCCACTGGCTACTCAAGCACAAGAAATGGTCCGGAGCGGTAACGCGTGCGTTTAACACCACTCGCATGCTCGACCGCATCGCCAAAAAATACGACCGCGAGCTCGTCGAGCACGGCATTGGCTTCAAATACGTCTGCGACGTCGTCTTCTCCGGAAAAGAGGTCCTGGTCGGCGGCGAGGAATCCGGCGGCATCGGCATTCCGCGCTACCTCCCCGAACGCGACGGCATGTTGAACTCCCTGCTGCTCGCGAACGCCATGGCCGACGAAGGTAAGTCGCTCGGACAAATCGTAAAGAGCCTGCAGGAAGAATTCGGCTGGCATCACTATGGACGCCGCGATCTCACCATCCCCGACGACGTGAAGTTCGGCGCCATTCGCCGCGCGGATTCCGGCCAGGTCACCCAGCTCGGCAAGTACAAGGTGCTGCGGAAGGAAAACCTCGACGGCGTGAAGTTTTATCTCGATGCACCGAACCGCAATGGCCGCGACGCCGACGCTTGGGTCCTAATGCGTGCCTCCGGAACCGAGCCGCTGATGCGCATTTACAGCGAAGCATCGTCGCCGGAACTCGTGAAAGAGATCCTCGACTCTTCCGTTGCCTTCGTTCACGAGAAAGCAACGTCATCCAGCGGATCCTAA
- the purF gene encoding amidophosphoribosyltransferase has translation MIVPFDKLHEECGVVAVYAHPEASKMAYLGLHALQHRGQESAGIAASDGTLIRTHKQMGLVVEIFTEDVLAKLPGTQAIGHTRYSTAGDSALLNAQPIMVDCNKGMMALAHNGNLTNAAALRSKLESEGSIFQTSSDTEVIVHLIALSKEKTLEDAIADALRRIEGAFSLVISTRDRIFAVRDPRGFRPLSMGRIKAGEALRKDAIVFASESTAFDLIGAELERDVRPGELIVVGAEGIRSRFYSPAQPMSACIFEQVYFSRPDSVVFGRSVARSREMMGRQLARESGIDADLVVAVPDSGVPAAIGYAAESGIPFRPALIRSHYVGRTFIEPEQRVRDFGVKLKLNPVKSLLEGKRVVLIDDSIVRGTTSKKIVRMIRQAGATEVHMRISCPPTIASCYYGVDTPRRKELIAANKTVEEIRQFIGADSLAYLSLEGMKTACEEGEQVTYCDACFTRRYPTDLVDVHDIQPAAAIIEK, from the coding sequence ATGATTGTTCCTTTCGACAAATTGCATGAAGAGTGCGGAGTAGTTGCGGTTTACGCCCACCCCGAGGCGTCCAAGATGGCTTACCTCGGACTTCACGCTCTCCAGCATCGCGGACAGGAATCAGCAGGCATCGCTGCGTCCGACGGTACCCTCATTCGTACGCACAAGCAGATGGGCCTCGTCGTCGAAATCTTCACCGAAGACGTTCTTGCGAAGCTTCCGGGCACCCAGGCCATTGGCCACACCCGTTACTCCACCGCCGGGGACTCCGCCCTGCTCAACGCTCAGCCCATCATGGTCGATTGCAACAAGGGCATGATGGCCCTCGCGCATAACGGCAACCTGACCAATGCCGCTGCGCTTCGCTCCAAGCTTGAGTCCGAAGGCTCCATCTTCCAGACCTCCAGCGACACCGAGGTCATCGTCCACCTCATCGCGCTCTCGAAGGAAAAGACCCTCGAAGACGCCATCGCTGACGCCCTGCGCCGCATTGAAGGCGCCTTTTCGCTCGTCATCTCCACTCGCGACCGCATCTTTGCCGTCCGCGATCCACGCGGCTTCCGTCCGCTTTCCATGGGACGCATCAAGGCAGGCGAAGCGCTTCGCAAGGACGCCATCGTATTCGCCTCCGAAAGTACCGCGTTTGATCTTATCGGCGCTGAACTCGAGCGCGACGTTAGGCCCGGGGAGTTGATCGTAGTCGGGGCCGAAGGTATCCGCTCCCGCTTCTACTCACCTGCTCAGCCGATGTCGGCCTGTATCTTTGAGCAGGTCTATTTCTCCCGTCCCGACAGTGTTGTCTTCGGGCGCTCCGTCGCTAGGAGCCGCGAAATGATGGGACGCCAACTCGCTCGCGAATCAGGCATAGATGCCGACCTCGTCGTCGCCGTCCCCGACTCCGGTGTTCCCGCTGCGATTGGCTACGCCGCCGAAAGCGGAATCCCCTTCCGTCCCGCTCTCATCCGCAGCCACTATGTCGGACGCACGTTCATTGAGCCCGAACAGCGTGTCCGGGACTTCGGCGTTAAGCTCAAGCTCAATCCGGTGAAGAGCTTGCTCGAAGGCAAGCGTGTCGTCCTCATCGACGACTCCATTGTCCGCGGGACCACCAGCAAGAAGATCGTTCGCATGATCCGTCAGGCTGGTGCCACCGAGGTCCACATGCGGATCTCCTGCCCTCCCACCATAGCTTCCTGCTACTACGGAGTGGACACCCCACGTCGCAAGGAACTCATCGCTGCCAACAAGACGGTGGAAGAAATCCGCCAGTTCATCGGTGCCGATTCCCTCGCCTATCTCTCGCTCGAAGGTATGAAAACGGCTTGTGAGGAAGGCGAACAGGTCACCTATTGCGACGCGTGTTTCACCCGCCGCTACCCAACCGATCTGGTCGACGTTCACGACATCCAACCCGCCGCTGCGATCATCGAAAAGTAA